The window CCATCCTTCTTAAACTGTACCGTTGCCAACGCCGAATCCAAAGAAAGTGCACGCTTATACTCGCTCATACCGATAGAACTCAACCCTGTCTCTATATAAAACTCACCCATAGTGGTGAAATTACCAAAGCGGAAAGGGTTTTCCTTCCAAGATTCATAAGGAACAGTACTATTAAAGTTCTTGCGTGTCAGTAACGCAGCCTTCTTTTCGTCACCCTCGATGAATGCTTGACGGATTTCATTCAGATAATGTGCCGACTGCTTGTTCACATTCCAATAAGCATCGGCACCATCTGACGTATTTGGACCGCCACGCCACAAGGTTTTCTCATTGAATGTGATTCGCTCAGCCTCTATAGAACCCATAATATTGGCACCTAAGCTACCATTTCCAAGCGGGAGAGATTGAGACTCCCATTCAGCATCTGGATTCTGAGCAGTATCGCCAGCTGATATAGGCTTGTTCTCACCTTTCCACATTTCAGGAGTGTTTCCCCACCAAATAGCCTTGTTTGCCAGCGTAGTAGGCCTATCAAACCAGATGGTAAGCCCATCTTTTACGTCAGTAGCATTTGCAGAGAGTGCAACGCTAAACATGATTGCTAAATGAAATAATCTTTTCATTATAATCTTAATTCCGCAATGATTTAATTTAAGTAATAATATGTATCTGAGCAATAAAAGCTGTTCAGGATTTTGTCTTGCCACGAAATTCACTTTACTTAGTGTTGGAAGAAAGCCTTGAATTAAGCAACAGACAATGGCAAAAGTACAAATAAAATCCGACATTCTCACTGCTTTGGAGGATTAATTCCAGTTCTTCCGTTAAATGCGTGGATGCTTTTCGTATAGCTTTAACGGTAAAACCGAGGTTATTCATTAAATAAAAATATTGTCAAGACTGTCAATTGTCTATTCTATTATCACTCTCCAACGTAGCCATCTTTTTTTCATTTTAACACTTCAAAATGTAGATAAGACTCTGAAAAATCATTACATAATTTCGAATATAATATCTATAAATAAAGACAAAAACACGTATAAAAAGCAAGTTTACAACTAACAGAAAATCAATTAGTTATAAAGTCGTAGAAGAAAAGGTGCTTAATTGGACTTCAAAAGGGCGTTAGTAACACTCCAAAAGAGCATCTTTTGCAAGTCTATTAGGCGTCTTTTAGAAGCCAAAAGAGCATGTATTGGTTTTGAGTTACACGAAAATAGTTTACAAATGTCAATTGATAAGAGAATAAACTGTTTGTAGAAGACAGAAAGATATGCTAATGAATAGACATATTTAAATTTGCTTTTTCTACATTATATCTTGTAGTTTATCCCTTTTATATATACCTAATGGGATATATCTATCCATTTAACGGAAGAACCATAATTCATGTAATTGAGAAGTTAGGAGCGACTGTAAGTCGGTATGTCTTGGGTATTTACACAAAGAAAGAACGATTTACGCCTGTTTATGAATAAATAGAAAAGGGGTTATGTCATTTGACACAGCCCCTTTTCTATGTTCTACATTACATAAGGTCAGTCTTAAACACGTCTATAAACTTTCAAACACATTTGCTATCTAAAGTCTACTGTTAAACCTTATACCCGTGAATTGTGGTCTTTGAATAAACCCTTATCACTCTGTCAGTATCTTACGCGCATGAAGAACACTTTCCTCCGTAGGCGATTCTACATCTGTGAGTGCGTAAGGAATACCTAACTGTTCCCATTTATAGACACCTAACGAATGATAAGGCAGAATCTCCACTCGCTCAACATTGCTTAAAGTATCTATGAAAGCACGAAGTTTATAGAGAGATTCATCATCATCATTAATGCCAGGAATCAAGACATGTCTTATCCATACAGGTTTCCCGATGTCAGAGAGATAGCGAGCACAGTCGAGGATATTCTCGTTCTTCCAACCAGTCAATTGCTTATGGGCATCACTATCAATATGCTTTATGTCCAACAATACTAAATCAGTATATTTCATTAACTCCTCAAAAGCAGAGAAGCTACTCGACTCCCGATTGAAAGGTTGGGCTGAAGTATCAAGGCAGGTATTGATTCCTAATTCCTTAGCTTTACGGAACAGTTCCGTAAGAGGTTGTATTTGCAACAAAGCCTCACCCCCACTCACGGTGATACCGCCTTTCTCTCCCCAATAACTTCGATAACGTTGGGCTTGTGCCAAGACATCATCAACAGAGCGGAGGTTACCCCCCGCCCTGTCCCATGTGTCTGGATTATGACAGTACTGGCATCGCATTGCACAACCTTTAAGGAAGATTACGAAACGAATACCAGGCCCATCAACCGACCCGAACGACTCTACAGAGTGTACCCGTAGCATCAGTTCGGAAGTCGGAGAATCCAATAAATTGTTATGTTGATTATTCACTTTACATTGAACCATGTGCACGACGTGCAATAACATCCATCTGCTGCTCGCGTGTAAGGTCAATAAACTTCACAGCGTAACCGCTCACACGGATGGTGAAGTTTGCATACTCTTCCTTCTCTGGATGTTCCATACAGTCAATCAGCTTATCTACACCAAAGACATTCACGTTCAAGTGGTGTGCACCACGATCGAAGTAACCATCCATTACACCTACGAGTGTACTGATACGCTCCTCGTCATTGTGACCAAGTGCATCTGGACTAATAGTCTGTGTATTAGAGATACCATCAAGCGCATACTCGTATGGAAGCTTAGCTGTTGAGTTCAACGAAGCCAACAAACCATTCTGCTCTGCTCCGTAAGATGGATTTGCACCAGGAGCAAGCGGTGCACCAGCAGGACGACCATCAGGCATATTACCTGTAAACTTACCATATACAACGTTTGAAGTGATGGTAAGGATACTTGTTGTAGGCTCTGAATTGCGATAGGTATGGTGCTTGCGAATCATATTCATGAAGGTCTTCAACAACCATACAGCGATATCATCAGCACGATCATCGTCGTTACCATAACGTGGGAAGTCGCCCTCGGTCTTGAACTCGATAGGGAAGCCTGTCTCATCACGTATGATATTAACCTTTGCATACTTGATTGCAGAGATAGAGTCAACCACATGGCTGAAACCAGCGATACCTGTTGCGAAAGTACGACGTACGTCAGTATCAATGAGTGCAAGCTCTGCAGCCTCATAGAAGTACTTATCGTGCATATAGTGAATGAGGTTCAATGTGTTTACATACACACCTGCCAACCACTCCATCATATCCACGAAGCGAGGCATGAACTCATCGTATGTTACGACATCACCCTCTATTGGACGATAAGCAGGTCCACACTGCTCACGTGTCTTGCTGTCAACACCACCGCTGATTGCGTAGGTAAGACATTTAGCGAGGTTTGCACGTGCACCAAAGAACTGCATCTCCTTACCCGTCTGTGTTGCAGATACGCAGCAGCAGATTGAATAATCATCGCCCCAGATTGGTCGCATCACGTCATCATTCTCATACTGAATAGAACTTGTAGAGATAGAAATCTTCGCTGCATAATCCTTGAAGTGCTTTGGAAGACGTGAGCTATAGAGTACTGTGAGGTTAGGTTCTGGTGAAGGACCCATGTTCTCAAGTGTATGGAGGAAACGGAAGTCGGTCTTTGTTACCATTGAACGGCCATCCATACCCAATCCCGCTACTTCAAGCGTTGCCCATACTGGGTCACCAGAGAAGAGCTGATTGTATGAAGGGATACGTGCAAACTTAACCATACGGAACTTCATTACCAAGTGGTCGATAAGTTCCTGTGCCTCTGCCTCAGTAAGTGTACCTTCCTTGAAGTCACGCTGAATATAGATATCGAGGAAAGTTGAGATACGACCAACTGACATCGCAGCTCCGTTCTGTGTCTTAATAGCTGACAGATAACCAAAGTAAAGCCACTGTACAGCCTCACGTGCGTTGTTAGCTGGCTCAGAAATGTCATAGCCGTAGATGGCTGCCATTTCCTTCATCTCCTTCAAAGCCTTGATCTGCATAGAGATTTCCTCACGCTGGCGGATAATCTCCTCTGTCATTGTACCATCACCACAGTTGCGGAGGTCCTTTGCTTTTTCATTAATGAGGAAGTCTACACCATAAAGTGCTACACGACGATAGTCACCCACGATACGACCACGACCGTAGGTATCAGGAAGACCTGTAAGGATATGATTGTGTCTAACGAGTTTCATCTCGTCAGTATAAGCATCGAAGACACCCTCGTTGTGTGTCTTACAATACTTCGTAAAAATCTCATGAAGCTTTTCTGATGGCTCATAACCGTATGTTGTACAAGCCTGCTCTGCCATCTTAATACCTCCATAAGGCATAAAGGCACGCTTCAAAGGCTTGTCTGTCTGCAAACCTACAACCTTCTCCAGTTCCTTTGTTCCTTCGCCGATATAGCCAGGACCATAGGCAGTCATACTGGATACTATCTCGGTTTCCATGTCTAAGACACCACCCTTAGCACGCTCCTGCTTCTGCAGTTCTTTGAGCATACCCCAAAGTTTGTCTGTTGCTTCTGTTGGCTCCTCAAGGAAGGAAGCATCACCATCATAACTATCATAATTATCTTGGATAAACTGACGCATATTGACTTCATCAAGCCACTTGGTTCCAGTAAATCCTCTCCATGCTTTTTTCATGACTGTTTATTTGTTATTATGTGAAACGTTTTAATTAATATGCTTGTAAATTGTTATACTGATTGAGCATTACTAATTACCGAGGACAAAGTTAGCTAAAAAAAACGTAATATCAAGTATTTAGATATACTTATATTTAAAAGATGAATATAAATACCTATAAATAGTGAGAAGAAATCTACTCTTGCAAATATTCCAAACTTATAGGTATGAAATTTGATTGTTGATAAGACTAAACAATAAAAGTAGAATGGTAAGTATGAAGCCTCAACACCAAGAGGGGAACGCACACTTAGCATTCTACCCGACGAGAATAGCCATTGCCACTAAATACTTTCCGTATCAACTGAAGACCTACGATTTACGAAGTCGGGAATCATCACTGGCATTGAGCCATGCTCAATAGAGCGTTTGGAGAGCTCAGCAATGCAACACCACTCTGCTAAGTCGTACACATCCATGTCCAATGGCAAACCTTGTTGCAAGCATTGGGCGAGCCGTAAGTCCATGAAGTATGACATTCCGCCACGTGCATCAAGCTTTTTCGCTAAGGCGATTGTCTCGGACGGAAAAGAAGGAGCATAATGATTGAGCAGTGACTCTATTTGAGAGGCGTTCAATGGCTGGTTACTATCCTCCAAGTCAAGCCCCACTTTGGCTGCTGCCTTGGAACTTAATTGCATTTCTGGGATAGGATATTTAGCTGCATAACCCTGTGTTCCCACCACTTGAAACATACGACTATATGGGCGAGGGGTCATAACATTATGCTGAATGAGCATCGTCTTCCCCTTCACGGTACGTATCATCGTAGACGTTTGGTCGCCATTAGCAAAGCTATCACACGCCTTCCCCATCACCTCTTGATACATCTCCGCACCCTTAAAAGCATTGGTTTGCATAGCTGTAAGATAGTGCATGCAATCAGTACGATGAATATCAAGCAATCGACAGACAGGACCAATGCTGTGCGTCGGGTAAATATCACCTGCGTTAAGACGACTATACTCCATGCGCCAAGCCGTCCAACGGTCGCCAATAGGATGTGCATAACCACCTTCCACGTGTACAAGTTCTCCGAGCAAACCCTCACGTGCCATCTGACACACTGCCATCTCGAAGTTATCATACACTGCATTCTCAAGCATCATACAGTGCTGTCGTGTCCGTTCAGCCGTGTCTATCAGCTTCCAAATATCCTTTAAGGTGAGTGCTGCAGGTACTTCCACCGCCACACTCCTACCCTGCTCCATTGCATGAATAGCGATTGGCACGTGTGACATCCAATCGGTACAGACATAGACAAGGTTAATCCCCTGCTGTTGGCATAGTTCAAGATAAGCCGTTTCACCCCAATAGACCTTAGGACACGGCTTCCCAAACTGCTCAACGTGCCGTGCAACCTCCTCTGCCACTTCCTTTGACACATCACAAACCGCAGCTATCTCAACCTTAGGAATATGACACCAGCGTGTCACTGCCATCCGTCCACGTGCTCCCACACCCACAAAAGCCACCTTCAACAGTGGCATTGGTGGGAGAGCCAACGATAAGACATCATGCTGACCAGCTACCCGAGCTGGCACAAAAGTTTCTAACGGACACACCGCCGACATCATTTCCATTGCTATTGTGCTTATATTACTGTGCAAATATACAAAAAATGAGTGATTATAGCTTACCACCAATACCCTTAAACTTCTCTATGAAGGCCGATATCTTTTGGAAGACACTTTGTTTCTTCGTAAGATACTGCGGATTGAGAGGACTCATCTTAGGAAGGATAGCATTCAAGTCGGTACCATTATCACTGGCATATTCATGCTTCAACGACGTTTGTATATAACGTTTCGCAGCTTCTTCGTTCAGTTTCTCTTCAACGATTAAATCTGCAGCCTCCTCCTTTTGTTTCTTTTGCGCATACACAAAGAAAGCAGAAATTATACCAGACTTATCTTGAATAGGCTCTAAATCTGTTTCATGAATAAAGTCTACAATAAGCCCCTCTTTGGCTCTATTACCAATGCTCGACCTAATAATTCGACGCACCTCATCAACCAGCGACTCTTTATCCTTTGTTTTCTTATTATGTTCAAACACGAGTTCAAGAATATAATCAAGGTCGATTTCCTGTGATTTAAGCAGATCTATCTCAAATACAACATCATCCCAGTCTATCTTTGACTCCTCAGGAGCTTTCCCTTCTTTTTCTCTTCTAAACCAATCACGGATATCGTTGTAAGTTGAACGATAGTCTTGTACTGCGCGGTCTTGCAAGACATCAGTCTTCAACATTTCTGTTACGTCCTCATCTGTCAAGAAGTGTGAGTCTCTAAAAGCAGCAAGCTCATCTGGATTATTCTTATCAATCGTCTGTAACTCTTTGAGATTCGTAAACTCATCATAGTTTTGCAGGATATTTTCAACCTTCAAGTACTCACCGAAAATCTTAACAAAAGCTTTCTTATCTGCCTCTGTCACAATCTCATCAGGCTGTGGGAACTGTGCTTTCAGTTCCTTTACAATGTCTATATAGCCTTTGCGCGCATCACCCGTTGCAATATCTGTGAAGCCTTTAAGATATTCCTCATAACTCTTCTCAAGCACTACATTCTTTGTATTCTTATCACCAAACAGTGTGATTGCATCTACTGTTGCTTGTTCCAAGTCACGGAATGTAACAATATTACCGAATGTCTTCGTAGCATCATAGATACGATTGGTACGTGAGAAAGCCTGCATCAGACCGTGATAGCGGAGGTTCTTATCTACAAACAGGGTGTTAAGCATTGGTGCATCAAAACCTGTGAGGAACATTCCTACCACAATAACGAGGTCAATATCTTGATTCTTCACTCGCTTTGCCAAGTCACGATAGTAGTTTTGGAACTCCTTACTATCTACGCCAAAGCTTGTTCTGAACATTGCATTGTAATCGTTGATTGCTTTTGCCAGAAACTCTTTTGCACTACTATCCATTGCTGATGGTTCAAAGCTTTCGTCTTGAATATCACCAACAGCATTCTGCTCTTCATTAGCCGCATACGAGAATATCGTGGCTATCTTCAGCTTTTTCTCATCATCCTTTTGCAAGTTATTGAGTTCCTCATAATAGAGTTTAGCTGCCTCCACACTATTCACAGCAAACATCGCATTAAAACCTTTCTGTCCTCCTTGGTTTCTATGCGTCTTTAATTTGAAGTTCTTCAAGATATATTGAGAGACTTCTTTAATGCGATCAGGATGGAGCAAGAGTCTTTTATTCTCTGCTGCCGTCAACTTGATTTCGTCAGTTTCAGTCTCTAAGGATTTGAATTGTGGACGAACATCATTATAATCCACCTTAAACTTCAGTACTTTCTCATCTCGGATGGCATCCGTAATAACATACGAATGAAGTTCACGCCCAAACACGCTGGCTGTTGTATCTGCTCCCAAAGCGTTTTCAGGGAAGATAGGCGTACCCGTAAAGCCAAACTGATAATATCGCTTAAACTTTTTATGAAGATTCTTTTGTGCTTCACCAAACTGCGAACGGTGACATTCATCAAAGATAAAGACAACCTGCTGTTCGTAGACTGACAAGGCAGCCTCACTCTTCATCAAGTTATTCAGTTTCTGAATTGTCGTTACGATAATCTTATTATCGTCCTTGTCAATGTTTCGCTTTAGTCCCGCAGTACTGTCCGAACCGTTCACACTATCAGGAGAGAAACGCTGATATTCTTTCATCGTTTGGTAATCCAAGTCCTTACGGTCAACCACAAAGAACACTTTATCAATGAAGTCTAACTGTGTGGCGAGGCGAGCAGCCTTAAAACTGGTCAATGTCTTACCCGAACCTGTCGTATGCCAGATATATCCTCCTCCTTCTGGTTTACTCCATTGCTTTGCCTGATAAGAGCTTTTTACTTTCCATATCAGTCGTTCTGTTGCTGCAATCTGATAGGGTCGCATAATCAGTAAGTTGTCACTGGTATCAAAGACAGAATAGGTCAGCAACACCTGCAGCAGCGTATTCTTTTGGAAGAAGGTTGCCGTGAAGTCTTTTAAGTCCTTTATCAATGTATTATCAGACTTGGCCCAATTCATTGTAAAGTCGAAACTATTTTTGTTTCGTTTCGTAGTATTGGCAAAGTAGCGTGTATCTGTTCCGTTAGAAATAACAAAGATTTGCAAGTACTTATACAGCGAACTCTCACTATTAAAGCTTTCCTTACTATATCGATGCACCTGATTAAATGCTTCACGGATAGCCACACCACGTTTCTTCAGTTCAACGTGTACCATTGGTAAGCCATTGACCAAGATGGTTACATCATATCGATTAGCTTGTGTTCCTGCCTGTTCAAACTGATTTATTACCTGTACCTTATTGCGAGCAACATTCTGCTTGTCTACCAAATAGATGTTTTGGATATGACCATCATCAAAGACAAAGTCATAGATATAATCGTCTTGAACCTTTCGTGTTTTGTCAACGATGTTATCGCTGGACTTATCTAAATATTCCTCAAGGAAACGCTTCCATTCAGCATCAGTAAAGGCAACGTTATTAAGCGTTTGTAGTTGCTTCCTAACGTTTGCCAACAATGCTTCTGGGGTAACAAGGTTAGGGAGATATTCATATCCCTGTCCCTGCAAATCCTTAATCAACTCGTGTTCGAGAGCAGCCTCACTTTGATAGCCAGCAGGCGGCTCGTTAATCAGAAAGTTCTTTGTGTAACTGTCAAGAACTATGAAGTTCTGCAGTTCAGCGATAGTGTTGTATTGGGTCATTGTTTTGATTGGTTTTTATTTTAGAGGGAGGATAGGATAGCTAGAGAGCCTAGGGAGTCTAGGATTACTAGGACAACTAGGATTACTAGGGCAGCTAGGATACCTAGAATCATTAGAACAGCTAAGAAGCCCCCTACCCATCCTTGCTTTTATCTTCCAGCAGCCTTTTGAGCCTTGCCACCTCAGCTTTCAAGGCTACATTCTCCTCCTTGAGGGCTTGCATCATACGGTCTTGCTCCTTTCGATAGCCAGTACGGGCGGCATACATTCGTTCCTTGATACCTCCTTCTGTCACGAAACGCTTTTGCAGGTAATCGAGGTAGTTGCACATCATCCTATCCGTGATATGGCACAGTGAAAGTGCAGTATTGCAAAACTCCTCAGCCGTCCATTTACTTACGAAAGGGGCATAGTCGGCATAGTTGTTATGCTCTCGACAGAACGTCAAGAGGGCATTGTAGCGTGGATGGGCGGTTTGCCAAACCGTTAGCCCACGGGTATGGAGATAGTCCTCATAGTCTTGTCGAAGTTCCTGCAAGCTACTACGTGCCACGTTGAGCAACTTCAGTTCCATTTCCGTTGAGGTCATACCGTCTTCCTTTCCCTCCACAATGTTTTGTTTTCCCGAGCGTGCCGCCTGAATCATTTGGTCAACAGTGCGGTCGCCATAGGTTGGCAGGAAGCGTTTGCAAAAGACGAACGTCATTTGGTAGAGCGCATCGGCTTTTTGATAGAAGTGCAACGTCTTCCAGTCTGTGCCGCTACGCAGCACCTGCGGTTTGTGATTCTCCATAGGCATTATATTTCTTTTCTTAGTTTAGTCCACGCTCTTAATGTCTGAACGAGAGTAGCTGTTCTCGATAATACTCATATTGCTTTCTCCGAAGCTCTATTTCCTTTGGTAGTCCTTCTGATATCGAGTTCACCAAGGTGTCGAACTTATCGAGGATTGAAACTATACGTTCTTGCTCGGAGAGGGGAGGGACAGGGATTTTTATTTTTGACAATCCCTTAGCGTTAACAGCAGAAATCTTGCCTGAAGACACATGCCGTCTTAGCTGGTCATGAAAATTATTTGTTCTTGTAAAATATGCCACATACTTTGGATTCAGACTACTCCTAAAGATAAAACAAGCATCATGTATCACCACCGGAGTTTGAGACAGCCACGCTGTACCTACTCCCAAATCTTCGATAGTTTCACCAGCCCCCACTATAATAACATCATTCGTCAAAGCCTGTCTTAAATTCTTTTTATTAACTAATGTTTGCGAGATAAAAGACTTACTTTTATTAGCCCATATTCCATAGTAAGTATACATCTCACCATAATGAATACATGGACATCCTTGAGTAGTAATATCTGTTTTTACAAATCGCTTGCCACGAATAAACTCACCAACTTCTCCCAACGCCATAATAGAAACATTATTTAACCTTTGCCCCCCCCTATTTAACATATCAAAAGATAACAACTGGTTACGATAATACTCATACTGCCGCTTGCGGCAGTCCAGTTCCGCTTCCAGTTCCGCTTCCAGCGTAGTAAACTTATCAAGAATACGAACTATTTCTTCTTGAACATAGAGTGGAGGAACAGGAATCCGAATATTTGCTATTTGAGAGATTTTTAATGATGGATAAGATTTGTCAGGAATTAAATCACATATATCTAATTGTGACAAGAAATAAAACAAATATCTTGATAATGCTTTATTCTCTTTCCTGTAAATTGTTGCTAAATGAGATGACACATAGCTGTCTATTGATAACATAACTCTATGATTCAATAAAGTTGACACTCCACTCTTTGGTAATAATATAGTTTCCTTCTTAAAAAGACGGAGTCCTTTTATACCTTTCTCATTTAACTTATCTTTTATTTGATAAAAATTTATAGAATGATGAACTTTTCCTACATCAGATGTCCTACAAAAAGGATATTCTCCACCTAAAAAAAATTCATCATGCTGTGGTGCAGAATTTCCAGATGAAATTTCAGCCACCTCCCCTAACTTCTTCCATTCCACTTCTGCCCCATCCAGCAGTCGCTCTAAAAACGGGAATATATGTTGTTCTTTATTCTTCATTTTGTTGTTGTTGTTTTTAAGGGCGGAGAAGCTGCTCTGTGTCAGCCACATCAGTCTTGTAATATTTACCGTCGGCAGACTGCATTTTCAGTTGACTACAATTTGTAGCCAACTCACTGCCTTCTTTCTTAAGCCTTGTCTTTAAGACACTCCAGTACTTACGGGGGTTAGGGCTATCCGTAAGAATAGCCACAACATCTACAATAGAGAAATACCACTTCTCCTGCTCTGCATCCCAATGCGAACGTACCTGCCGGTTTTCAAATAGCTGAATGTTAATCATTGCTCCAACTCCTTTATAATCTCATCAATATCCGCACGCAAGCTATCTATCCGCTTAACGGTTTCGGCAACATCGGCATTGAGCTTATTGATGTCGATAACCTCTCGTTTGTCTTCCGCCTCAACGTATGAGCTCACAGAGAGGTTATAATCATTCTCGGCAATCTTTGCATTGTCTACGGACGTAGCAACATACTGCACCTCCTCTTTGTTTCCAAAGATGTCTACAATACGTTTGATATGCTCAGGTAATAGAACATTGTTATTCGTTTCTTTCTTGAAGAAGTCTTCACCGCTGGCATCGATAAACTGAGTGGTAGCATCTGATTTATGCTTTGACAAAACAAGGATATTAACGGCTATACTCGTACCATAAAACAGGTTGGAAGCTAGCGAGATAACCGTCTCAACAAAGTTGTTATCAACCAAATACTTCCTTATCTTCTGTTCCGCACCACCACGATAGAAGATACCGGGGAAGCAAACAATGGCAGCACGACCACGAGCAGAGAGGTAGCTAAGGACGTGAAGCACAAAAGCAAAGTCGGCTTTCGACTTAGGAGCCAACACACCTGCAGGAGCAAAACGGTCGTCATTAATCAACGTTGGATCGTCGCTACCCACCCAGTTGACAGAATAAGGAGGATTAGACACAATGGCATCAAAAGGCTTTTGGTCGCCATATTGAGGATTGATAAGCGTATCGCCTAAACTAATATCAAACTTATCATAATTGATGTTGTGCAGAAACATATTCATACGTGCCAAGTTATAGGTCGTATGATTGATTTCCTGCCCAAAGAATCCATCCTCAATGACGTGGTCATCAAACTGCTTCTTCGCTTGTAAGAGCAACGAACCCGACCCACAAGCAGGGTCGTAGATTTTGTTGACAGAGCTTTGCCCCAACATCGCAAGGCGTGCTATGAGGTTAGACACATTCTGAGGCGTAAAGAATTCACCACCAGACTTACCCGCATTAGCTGCATAATTAGAAATCAAAAACTCGTATGCATCGCCAAAAAGGTCAATTTCATTATCCTCAAACTTGCCAAAATCTAAGCTTTCTACGCCCTTGATGACCGCTGCCAAACGTCTATTCTTCTCCTCAACCGTATTTCCCAATCTGTTGCTCGTTGTGTCAAAGTCAGCAAAGAGTCCTTTGATGTCATACTCTGATGCATAGCCGTTAGCCGAACTTTCGATTGCACTAAAGATAGCAGCTAAGTCCGTATTCAGATTAGGATTTGTGTTAGCATTCTTAGCAACATTTACAAAGAGTTGACTGGGATAAATAAAATAGCCTTTCGTTCTGGTAGCATCGTCCTTTATCTCTGGAGTAATAACATCGTCAGAAAGGTTAGCATAGTCAACACTCTCGTCTCCCCCTTCGATGAAATTAGTAAAATTCTCACTGATAAAACGATAGAAAAGCGTTCCCAAAACAAACTGCTTAAAATCCCAACCATCCACTGCGCCACGCACCTCGTTGGCTATCTTCCATATCGTAGCTTGTAGTTCGTCTCTTTGCTTTATATTTGTCATTATTATAAATTAGGTTTTGTTCTTGACTGATTTAATCTGCAAATATACTATTTTATGATGTGTTAAACGAAGAGAAAGGTGATTTTAACATGGGGAGCGACTGCTTTTCTAAATAAAATTAGCGACTTTATCTGCAGAAAAAACGCACTCATGCGGCTGTAAAAAATCCTTACATTATTTCCATGTCTACACTCTCAAAAAGGCTTAAAACGTACTTAAAAAACTGCCTTTGTAAGTTACAGAGAGTCAGCAGGTTGCACAACTGCGTTTCAAAAGGTGCTTAGTAAGGGTTGAAAAGGGCGTTAGTTGCATTGCAAAAGGGCATCTTTTGCAAGTCAATTGGGCGTTAATTGAAAGGTAAAAGAGCATCTTTTGATTTTCAGTCTTTGAAGTTTATTTACAAAATAGAAGAAATTAAAGAGGGATGCACAAGTTGATGTGCATCCCTCTTTTCGTATCATTCCTCGGCTTCCCATCACCTCAGA of the Prevotella melaninogenica genome contains:
- the pflA gene encoding pyruvate formate-lyase-activating protein; translated protein: MVQCKVNNQHNNLLDSPTSELMLRVHSVESFGSVDGPGIRFVIFLKGCAMRCQYCHNPDTWDRAGGNLRSVDDVLAQAQRYRSYWGEKGGITVSGGEALLQIQPLTELFRKAKELGINTCLDTSAQPFNRESSSFSAFEELMKYTDLVLLDIKHIDSDAHKQLTGWKNENILDCARYLSDIGKPVWIRHVLIPGINDDDESLYKLRAFIDTLSNVERVEILPYHSLGVYKWEQLGIPYALTDVESPTEESVLHARKILTE
- the pflB gene encoding formate C-acetyltransferase; protein product: MKKAWRGFTGTKWLDEVNMRQFIQDNYDSYDGDASFLEEPTEATDKLWGMLKELQKQERAKGGVLDMETEIVSSMTAYGPGYIGEGTKELEKVVGLQTDKPLKRAFMPYGGIKMAEQACTTYGYEPSEKLHEIFTKYCKTHNEGVFDAYTDEMKLVRHNHILTGLPDTYGRGRIVGDYRRVALYGVDFLINEKAKDLRNCGDGTMTEEIIRQREEISMQIKALKEMKEMAAIYGYDISEPANNAREAVQWLYFGYLSAIKTQNGAAMSVGRISTFLDIYIQRDFKEGTLTEAEAQELIDHLVMKFRMVKFARIPSYNQLFSGDPVWATLEVAGLGMDGRSMVTKTDFRFLHTLENMGPSPEPNLTVLYSSRLPKHFKDYAAKISISTSSIQYENDDVMRPIWGDDYSICCCVSATQTGKEMQFFGARANLAKCLTYAISGGVDSKTREQCGPAYRPIEGDVVTYDEFMPRFVDMMEWLAGVYVNTLNLIHYMHDKYFYEAAELALIDTDVRRTFATGIAGFSHVVDSISAIKYAKVNIIRDETGFPIEFKTEGDFPRYGNDDDRADDIAVWLLKTFMNMIRKHHTYRNSEPTTSILTITSNVVYGKFTGNMPDGRPAGAPLAPGANPSYGAEQNGLLASLNSTAKLPYEYALDGISNTQTISPDALGHNDEERISTLVGVMDGYFDRGAHHLNVNVFGVDKLIDCMEHPEKEEYANFTIRVSGYAVKFIDLTREQQMDVIARRAHGSM
- a CDS encoding Gfo/Idh/MocA family protein, producing the protein MEMMSAVCPLETFVPARVAGQHDVLSLALPPMPLLKVAFVGVGARGRMAVTRWCHIPKVEIAAVCDVSKEVAEEVARHVEQFGKPCPKVYWGETAYLELCQQQGINLVYVCTDWMSHVPIAIHAMEQGRSVAVEVPAALTLKDIWKLIDTAERTRQHCMMLENAVYDNFEMAVCQMAREGLLGELVHVEGGYAHPIGDRWTAWRMEYSRLNAGDIYPTHSIGPVCRLLDIHRTDCMHYLTAMQTNAFKGAEMYQEVMGKACDSFANGDQTSTMIRTVKGKTMLIQHNVMTPRPYSRMFQVVGTQGYAAKYPIPEMQLSSKAAAKVGLDLEDSNQPLNASQIESLLNHYAPSFPSETIALAKKLDARGGMSYFMDLRLAQCLQQGLPLDMDVYDLAEWCCIAELSKRSIEHGSMPVMIPDFVNRRSSVDTESI